DNA from Thermococcus argininiproducens:
AAGAAGTTCCTAGGCACTATCATGAAAGGCAGTATGAGCTCTTTTACATTTTTCTTTTGAAAGCCTCGTCCTTTAGGGCGGGGATGCAGTAATTTTAAAACAAGCTTTTGAGCTGGAAAGCGTTACTTTTTTAAAGCCTAAAAATCATACTATAATTTGATATGAAAAGGACAGTAACACTAAAACTTCAACCCTCAAAAGCCCAAGAAAAAGTACTCTTCGAATTAGCTGATCTTGGAGCTAAAGTTTGGAATGAAGTGAATTATCTTCGCAGGCAACAATTCTTTAACCATGAAATTGTGGATTTTAACAAGACTGAGAAAATAGTTTATGAAAAATACAAGCGTGAAATTGGCTCTGCAACAGTCCAACAAGTTTGTAGAAAGAATGCCGAGTCATGGCGGGACTTCTTCTCGCAAATCAGAATGAAGAAGAGTAAGGAATTGCCAAAGTGGCTCAAGCCAAAACCGCCAGGCTATAAAAGGGAGGGAAAACTACTCATAATCCTCAGAAAAGACCAGTATAAAATTGAAGGGAACAAATTAATCCTCCAAGGCCTTGGAGGATTCAAAAAGCTTGAAGTTCAATTCAAGGGGAGAATTCACTTGAAGGGCAAGCAGGGAAGACTTGAAATCATCTACGATGATGTGAAGCGGAAATGGTACGCTCACGTTTCAATCTCAAAAGTTGAGGAGAAGTTAACTGAGAATGGTTGGGTTAAACTCCCAAGAAAGCCTTTGGGGAACCTTTCAGCCGGAATTGACTTAGGAGTGAATAACTTAATGGCTGTTTACGTTGAAAGCGGGGAAAGTTTTCTGGTGAATGGTCATCCCCTGAAGAGCATTGCTTTCTACTGGCAAAAGCGGATTGCCGATTACCAGTCAAAACTCAATAAGAGCGGAGCAAAGAAGAGTAGAAAACTTAGAAGAATGCATGAAAAAGCAAAACTCCAAGCGAGACACTACATCAACACTATAGTAAGACAAACCGTGAAAAAACTCTATCATCTTGGAGTTTCACGAATTGTGGTTGGTTATCCAAAGGGAATCACTCGAAATTCTGAGAAGGGTAGAAAGCAGAATTTCATTCTTTCCCACGTTTGGAGGTTCAATACTGTTATTAAACGCTTGAGTGAAGTCGCTGAAGAGTACGATATTAGTGTTGTGGTTGTTGATGAGGCTTTTACTTCACAAACTTGCCCCTTCTGCGGGAAGCCTCATGAAGGGGCCCGTTTTGTTCGTGGTTTGTTTAAGTGTCCCGCGGGAGGGCTTGTCCTAAACGCTGATTTGGTTGGGGCTTTTAATATTTTGAGGAGGATTGTTGGAAGGATAACCCCGAGCCTGCTGGGTTTAACGGTGGGTAGGGGTAATTGGGGGAAGGCCCTCCCGGAGGGGTTCGGAGAACCCTTCCCAAGGGTTGTTTTGATGAGAACCCCTCAAACCTCCCCACCTTAAAAAACGGGGAGGAGGTCAGATCATAAGTGGTGAGGCGAGGCTGGGGATAGGAGGACGAGAATACACTGCAAGAGCTGGTGATATTTATCTAGTGAAACCCAAAACAATTCATTGGGTTATAAATGATAAAAACGAGCCCTTTAGGCTTTTTGTAGTAAAGTTGGAATATTATGGAGAAGACAGTGTATGGCTTGAAAGGTAGTCTTATAGAAGTACTCCACCTATAAAGCGAAAAATTCTTTAACATGATTTCTTATTTCAGAGCATGAACATCTACGAAATGCTTGGTTTAATCGTTATTGG
Protein-coding regions in this window:
- a CDS encoding RNA-guided endonuclease InsQ/TnpB family protein — translated: MKRTVTLKLQPSKAQEKVLFELADLGAKVWNEVNYLRRQQFFNHEIVDFNKTEKIVYEKYKREIGSATVQQVCRKNAESWRDFFSQIRMKKSKELPKWLKPKPPGYKREGKLLIILRKDQYKIEGNKLILQGLGGFKKLEVQFKGRIHLKGKQGRLEIIYDDVKRKWYAHVSISKVEEKLTENGWVKLPRKPLGNLSAGIDLGVNNLMAVYVESGESFLVNGHPLKSIAFYWQKRIADYQSKLNKSGAKKSRKLRRMHEKAKLQARHYINTIVRQTVKKLYHLGVSRIVVGYPKGITRNSEKGRKQNFILSHVWRFNTVIKRLSEVAEEYDISVVVVDEAFTSQTCPFCGKPHEGARFVRGLFKCPAGGLVLNADLVGAFNILRRIVGRITPSLLGLTVGRGNWGKALPEGFGEPFPRVVLMRTPQTSPP